In a single window of the Chiloscyllium plagiosum isolate BGI_BamShark_2017 chromosome 32, ASM401019v2, whole genome shotgun sequence genome:
- the LOC122539576 gene encoding arpin isoform X1, translating to MSRIYEDKALANRPVIAESVPGGWEPAQMQRGPGVVLEGKLRAISRHQIIKSGKSTHRYFILYIEPTRIHKRQFDSAGVEIEPNFSETKMVNTGYLMSSFKVEPAGQTDKISVEDLKQLINKPELIKISEKHTPSHSLAFWILEGEMENIELEVEDGLRLKTLGDSPFIFSLAKMDAGTVTKCNFAGGEKVGTSWTDNVFAAKCKTEQEAKTCTQGEGVDEDEWND from the exons ATGAGCAGAATTTACGAGGATAAAGCGTTAGCGAACAGACCGGTGATCGCGGAGTCGGTACCGGGGGGTTGGGAGCCGGCTCAGATGCAGCG CGGCCctggggtggtgctggagggaaaACTGCGGGCCATCAGTCGCCATCAAATCATCAAGAGCGGAAAGAGCACG CATCGTTATTTCATTCTTTATATTGAACCAACAAGGATCCATAAAAGGCAGTTTGATTCTGCTGGTGTGGAGATTGAACCAAATTTCAGTGAAACTAAAATGGTCAACACTGGCTATTTGATGTCTTCCTTCA aggtggaaccAGCGGGACAGACAGATAAGATTTCAGTTGAAGATCTGAAGCAATTGATTAATAAACCAGAGCTTATTAAAATCTCAGAGAAACACACCCCCAGTCACAGCTTGGCATTCTGGATCTTGGAGGGAGAGATGGAAAACATTGAGCTGGAAGTTGAAGATGGATTACGACTGAAAACCCTGGGGGACAGTCCTTTTATTT ttTCACTGGCCAAAATGGATGCTGGAACTGTGACTAAATGCAACTTTGCAGGAGGTGAAAAGGTGGGAACTTCTTGGACTGACAATGTATTTGCTGCAAAGTGCAAAACTGAGCAAGAGGCCAAAACTTGCACCCAGGGAGAAGGCGTTGATGAGGATGAATGG AATGATTGA